From the genome of Bombus huntii isolate Logan2020A chromosome 14, iyBomHunt1.1, whole genome shotgun sequence, one region includes:
- the LOC126873051 gene encoding mucin-19-like isoform X2, whose amino-acid sequence MINRTCLAVLIGLLGLACGLQCPKQKLSPGREVVCYTFVSDVDQLTEAVCKCTSLVQQGYDVRNLSVSGFEDFQKSLKKIIPTLQFVVSVDDPGKTLSTSGTVRQEITARLIGVLKEVDGVELNMTAGSKERLVHFVKGLKDELVRKSYDKRIFLVLPTKSEELAKQFDLKELTKYVDLFTVPTHYLVEDDEANHTFHPSRLMGLFDMFNADSLIDLISGLGAPKRKILVSVPASAYKFTLKDQNDNAPRASTEEMQPVTIDQKQLCDLMNNGEWTVERDEDLTAPYAFKDKMWIAFEDRISLSIKGKYVLLRDLPGLAVHNVENDFKTNCGMSLTHEVHRSFSNFKRKSRAAVLNALEDDLHQKELEYSTKVKSSDFRVVRVVDTEGHIRVVRENTQTEFTCSRQGYFVHPKSCNRFYRCVKFNQEVEDYSVFEFDCPAGLSFDERTEVCVWPGSMPEGSPCPGSSEIAPVTRIRFECPSKSGYYADPQNPRWFFACIDLGGPEIMAYEFRCPFGLIFDEQKLICEWPWLVAGYSGTGYTRSEYDGGYYGTGTTAGTGGYYTGALPHGYTGTSGGGGYTVSTGSGFSGAAGVGHGSSFGQGTKYTGSGKEKGYSGSGQGAGYTGSGVAGHGTSYDGQGADGYSGTTGSGYSGATGAGHGTTYSGQGSGGYSGTTGSGYSGAAGAGHGTTYSGQGSGGYSGTTGSGYSTGGAGYGTKYTGQGFGGHSGTTVSGYSGTAGVGHGSTYSGQGSGRHSGTTGGEYAGAAEADHGTPYTGQGFTGTTGSGYSSAGATITSGHGYSGTGTSYTGSTGKAGYGGSIGTGYSRGTGTGQVSTGTGFTGAGIIEQTEKSGTTGTGYTGSTYSAAGSTDGRYSGTKEGSISGGYPGTKSGSSGGGYSGATGGTTGGYAGPGGIYGGSTGGGYVGSTAGGYTGAGTTGAHAGSTGGYAGPGGIHGGSTGGGYVGSTAGGYTGAGTTGAHAGSTGGYTGPGGIHGGSTGGGYVGSTAGGYTGAGTTGAHAGSTGGYAGPGGIHGGSTGGGFAGSTAGGYTGAGITGAHAGSTGGYTGTSGGYGGTSIPGQTITFGTGQSRTPIFVSSGTTGAGVDHGVTSIYSQTPGPIIVEKPEKPTCLTNLCYGSSQPSGGQTLVTDDYVSSHGATSGTNVYQGTTGFPGSLNVTFGSHVPSIGGVTYHGGVTPAGGYTVTTGTGAIVTGHGIQGSIITGDSTPGTLITHGATPGAIFTGSSDQGTIISGGSHPGYTKTGLSSPGYVISGGVKTVFPGSVSSGTTVYGTPSPGVIVTGTPSPGVVVTGTPSPGTIIKGQSSPGIILTGQTAPGVSIGGSIVPGTVIGSGFSTHPGAVTPGSPFGTKIGTTPSTYVTGYKTNEYHDNGGRGTIRFNNGDVTTKYTENDIPDYRPIGGNILPDTLIPGSKGIPGVSLPSGFTKTGPTKTGFTTATLGAGGSYVISTGKTNPPPNPDHIGAKAFEGNVAGYPKSSTESSAKTYSGTFSTYGPGFSQKPSKGTGYSYPTPSIPFDTGVTKNLPISSTESGIFSGTTPTPFLKVEVHNTPKFDEAGFTSSPAVVNTYQKPSGFTRAPSPTGTPVLYTTGPLENYKTTVFEAAKVPVTISTIHPVIDTGYQTVISSTPLPVTISQDKFSIQTKPQFGFGTKTSQPGIFGDRGYVSSTTPTTVFKITSKYPSGEPQYDYGPTTPSSGSGYFTTSKNVFEHVTPSGISESPKPQTQYIPGESISPAIGVTYRKPFPLPGVTYQQEFTPASVKSYTTAPSGIGSGPGYKGSPTNIAIPRDEVGKLVTNYNRGTTKYVPSQYDVYTTGSAAGVDYYQSQTKFKQGYDSSTPSSVPRTQSPLTVTTYSGGYSKPSSGITYQTTAKSTAVGKPKVIVKWSDLHPLLLGKLGAECTCRGDPFANLRGPGSKLINSSKGKVDLSNYDESEIYVDLEKEGSYEDQDYQVTNYESSSKQPVKIYNELSKALGATSIQVQEKPSSTYLPSVTPSVGVGGRTSGLSSHGLTANFRSGKSLSNVGSPINSIGGGKGLASTVDHSVIGPIDGSVNSPTDDSIDGPIDRSGEYEDSVSEEIIDGATNCARPGLFRHPNFCNKFYACHWDEWKKKFTLHTFNCPVHLTFDNGAGACNWPSMGPACQDNNLLV is encoded by the exons ATGATCAACAGGACGTGCTTGGCGGTCCTCATTGGGCTGCTGGGTCTTGCTTGTGGCTTGC AATGCCCGAAGCAAAAGCTATCACCAGGCAGAGAAGTAGTATGCTACACTTTCGTTTCCGACGTCGATCAGCTAACAGAGGCTGTGTGCAAATGCACCTCTTTGGTACAACAAGGCTACGACGTGCGAAATCTCTCGGTTTCCG GATTCGAAGATTTTCAGAAGTCGTTGAAGAAGATTATTCCAACGCTTCAGTTCGTGGTTTCCGTGGACGACCCTGGAAAAACACTAAGCACTTCCGGCACAGTTCGTCAAGAGATCACCGCTCGTTTGATCGGAGTTTTGAAAGAG GTTGATGGAGTCGAGTTAAATATGACTGCAGGATCAAAGGAACGTTTGGTTCACTTTGTAAAGGGTTTGAAAGACGAATTGGTGAGAAAATCATACGATAAGAGAATATTCCTGGTTCTACCCACAAAATCAGAGGAACTGGCTAAACAATTCGATCTGAAAGAACTGACCAA ATACGTGGATCTGTTTACGGTCCCGACGCACTACTTGGTCGAAGATGACGAGGCCAATCACACTTTTCATCCGTCAAGATTGATGGGTCTCTTCGACATGTTTAACGCCGACAGTTTGATCGACTTAATCAGCGGTTTGGGCGCGCCTAAGAGAAAAATTCTGGTATCAGTACCAGCCTCTGCGTACAAGTTTACGCTAAAAGATCAGAACGATAATGCCCCAAGGGCGTCAACTGAGGAGATGCAACCTGTTACCATTGATCAGAAGCAG TTGTGCGATTTGATGAACAACGGAGAATGGACGGTGGAAAGGGACGAAGATCTTACTGCTCCTTACGCTTTCAAAGATAAAATGTGGATTGCTTTCGAAGATAGAATATCTCTATCTATAAAA gGAAAATATGTACTGCTTCGAGATCTTCCTGGATTGGCTGTGCATAACGTAGAGAATGACTTTAAAACTAATTGCGGGATGTCTCTTACACACGAGGTTCATCGATCGTTCTCGAATTTCAAGCGGAAGTCGAGAGCCGCTGTTTTGAACGCTTTGGAAGATGATCTAcac cAAAAAGAGCTTGAGTACTCGACTAAAGTTAAGTCATCCGATTTTCGAGTTGTTCGCGTAGTAGACACCGAAGGACACATCAGAGTTGTTCGAGAAAACACGCAAACCGAATTTACTTGTTCTAGACAAGGATACTTTGTCCATCCTAAAAGTTGTAACAG ATTCTATCGATGTGTTAAATTCAACCAAGAAGTGGAAGATTACTCCGTATTCGAATTCGACTGTCCAGCAGGTTTATCATTCGACGAGCGTACAGAAGTTTGTGTTTGGCCAGGCTCCATGCCTGAGGGATCGCCATGTCCTGGAAGTAGCGAAATTGCGCCAGTAACTCGAATAAGGTTCGAATGTCCTTCCAAATCTGGCTACTATGCAGATCCCCAAAATCCCCGTTGGTTCTTCGCCTGCATCGACCTAG GAGGTCCTGAAATAATGGCTTACGAATTTCGTTGCCCGTTCGGCCTGATCTTTGACGAGCAAAAATTAATTTGCGAGTGGCCTTGGTTGGTAGCAGGCTACTCTGGTACCGGTTATACAAGATCAGAATATGACGGAGGGTATTATGGCACTGGAACTACTGCAGGTACTGGTGGATACTATACAGGAGCATTACCTCATGGTTACACGGGAACATCAGGAGGAGGAGGGTATACTGTTTCTACTGGGTCAGGATTTTCTGGAGCAGCTGGCGTTGGTCATGGATCGTCGTTTGGACAAGGAACAAAATATACTGGAAGTGGGAAAGAAAAGGGATACAGTGGAAGTGGACAAGGAGCAGGATACACTGGATCAGGTGTAGCTGGTCATGGAACTTCATATGATGGTCAAGGAGCTGATGGTTACTCTGGAACAACTGGAAGTGGATATTCCGGAGCAACAGGAGCTGGTCATGGAACCACATATAGTGGTCAAGGTTCTGGTGGTTACTCTGGAACAACTGGAAGTGGATATTCCGGAGCAGCAGGAGCTGGTCATGGAACCACATATAGTGGTCAAGGTTCTGGTGGTTACTCTGGAACCACTGGAAGTGGATACTCAACAGGAGGTGCTGGTTATGGCACTAAATATACTGGCCAAGGATTTGGTGGACATTCTGGAACAACTGTAAGCGGATATTCTGGAACTGCAGGAGTTGGTCATGGGTCTACATATAGCGGTCAAGGGTCTGGTAGACATTCTGGAACAACTGGAGGCGAATACGCTGGAGCAGCAGAAGCTGACCATGGAACTCCATATACTGGACAAGGATTTACGGGAACAACTGGAAGTGGGTACTCCAGCGCAGGAGCAACTATAACATCTGGTCATGGATATTCCGGAACTGGCACGAGCTATACTGGATCGACTGGTAAGGCAGGTTATGGAGGATCAATTGGCACAGGATATTCAAGAGGAACTGGTACAGGTCAAGTATCTACTGGCACTGGATTTACTGGTGCAGGAATCATTGAACAAACAGAAAAAAGTGGAACAACTGGTACAGGCTATACTGGATCTACGTATTCTGCTGCTGGATCTACTGATGGAAGATATTCAGGAACAAAGGAAGGATCTATTAGTGGAGGGTATCCAGGAACAAAGAGTGGGTCTAGTGGTGGAGGATATTCAGGCGCAACTGGAGGAACTACTGGAGGTTATGCAGGGCCAGGCGGTATTTATGGTGGATCTACTGGCGGAGGATACGTGGGATCTACTGCTGGCGGATATACAGGAGCAGGAACAACTGGTGCTCATGCGGGATCTACTGGAGGATATGCAGGGCCAG GTGGTATTCATGGCGGATCTACTGGCGGAGGATACGTGGGATCTACTGCTGGCGGATATACAGGAGCAGGAACAACTGGTGCTCATGCGGGATCTACTGGAGGATATACAGGGCCAG GTGGTATTCATGGCGGATCTACTGGCGGAGGATACGTGGGATCTACTGCTGGCGGATATACAGGAGCAGGAACAACTGGTGCTCATGCGGGATCTACTGGAGGATATGCAGGGCCAG GTGGTATTCATGGTGGATCTACTGGCGGGGGATTCGCGGGATCTACTGCTGGCGGATATACAGGAGCAGGAATAACTGGTGCTCATGCGGGATCTACTGGAGGATATACAGGAACTTCAGGAGGTTACGGTGGAACTTCAATACCTGGTCAAACCATTACATTTGGTACTGGACAGTCACGAACAccaatttttgtttcttctggCACAACTGGAGCTGGAGTAGATCATGGTGTAACCAGTATATATTCACAGACTC CTGGGCCTATTATCGTGGAGAAACCTGAGAAACCAACCTGTCTCACGAACCTGTGTTATGGGTCTTCTCAACCATCAGGTGGTCAGACTCTGGTAACAGACGACTATGTTTCAAGCCACGGAGCTACTTCTGGAACAAATGTTTACCAAGGTACAACTGGATTCCCTGGAAGCTTGAATGTTACTTTTGGAAGCCACGTACCTTCCATTGGAGGCGTTACGTATCATGGAGGCGTCACACCCGCTGGTGGCTATACAGTGACAACAGGTACGGGTGCTATCGTGACAGGACACGGTATTCAAGGATCGATCATCACTGGAGATTCCACTCCAGGGACGCTCATTACCCATGGAGCTACCCCTGGCGCAATCTTCACAGGTTCTTCTGACCAAGGCACCATAATAAGTGGAGGAAGCCATCCAGGATATACGAAGACTGGTCTAAGTTCACCTGGCTATGTAATTAGTGGCGGAGTCAAGACCGTATTCCCAGGTTCAGTCAGTTCTGGAACGACAGTTTACGGAACACCTTCACCTGGTGTCATAGTAACTGGAACACCTTCACCTGGTGTCGTAGTAACTGGAACACCCTCACCTGGAACTATTATAAAGGGCCAATCGAGTCCTGGAATAATTCTTACAGGACAAACAGCTCCTGGTGTGTCTATTGGGGGATCTATTGTGCCAGGAACAGTCATTGGTTCAGGTTTTTCAACGCATCCAGGAGCTGTTACCCCAGGATCTCCATTTGGAACTAAGATTGGAACCACACCATCGACTTATGTCACCGGCTACAAAACTAACGAATACCATGACAACGGAGGACGTGGTACCATTAGATTTAACAATGGCGATGTGACCACCAAATATACAGAAAATGATATTCCAGACTATAGACCAATTGGCGGCAATATTTTGCCAGATACTCTCATTCCAGGAAGCAAAGGTATTCCCGGTGTATCGCTACCTAGTGGCTTCACTAAGACTGGACCTACCAAGACAGGCTTTACCACTGCTACTTTAGGTGCTGGTGGTAGTTACGTAATTAGCACTGGAAAAACTAACCCCCCACCTAATCCTGACCATATTGGCGCCAAAGCTTTCGAAGGCAACGTGGCAGGATATCCAAAATCATCTACCGAAAGCAGTGCCAAGACTTATTCAGGAACATTCTCAACTTATGGTCCAGGCTTCAGTCAGAAACCTTCGAAGGGCACTGGATATTCCTATCCCACACCTAGCATTCCATTTGATACAGGAGTGACGAAGAATTTGCCTATTTCTTCGACAGAGAGTGGCATCTTTAGTGGAACTACTCCAACGCCGTTCTTGAAGGTTGAAGTGCATAATACACCAAAATTCGATGAGGCCGGATTCACCAGTTCACCCGCAGTTGTGAATACGTATCAGAAACCAAGTGGCTTTACGCGTGCACCATCTCCAACTGGAACACCTGTGCTTTATACCACTGGTCCATTGGAAAATTACAAGACGACTGTCTTTGAAGCGGCTAAAGTCCCAGTTACCATCTCTACTATTCACCCAGTGATCGATACCGGATACCAGACTGTCATATCGTCGACGCCATTGCCTGTAACTATAAGTCAAGATAAATTTAGCATTCAGACCAAACCTCAGTTTGGTTTTGGAACAAAGACTTCTCAACCTGGTATATTCGGAGATCGAGGTTACGTTTCTAGCACGACACCAACgactgtatttaaaataacatcGAAGTATCCTTCTGGAGAACCACAG TATGATTATGGACCTACTACTCCATCATCTGGTTCTGGATACTTTACAACTTCGAAGAACGTGTTTGAACATGTGACACCGTCTGGAATCTCAGAGTCACCGAAACCACAG aCTCAGTACATACCTGGCGAATCTATTTCGCCAGCCATTGGAGTAACTTACAGAAAGCCATTCCCATTACCTGGTGTCACTTATCAACAAGAATTCACACCAGCATCTGTCAAATCGTACACCACTGCTCCATCGGGCATAGGATCAGGTCCCGGCTACAAAGGATCGCCTACGAACATAGCAATTCCCAGAGATGAAGTCGGAAAGCTCGTTACCAATTACAACAGAGGCACCACGAAATATGTTCCAAGCCAATACGACGTTTACACAACAGGATCCGCAGCAGGAGTCGATTACTACCAGTCCCAGACGAAGTTCAAACAGGGTTATGATTCATCGACACCATCCTCGGTTCCTAGAACACAGTCACCTCTCACAGTAACGACTTACTCCGGAGGATACTCGAAACCATCTTCAGGTATCACGTATCAGACCACTGCGAAGTCTACAGCCGTAGGTAAACCTAAAGTGATCGTGAAGTGGAGCGATCTGCACCCTCTTCTCCTTGGAAAATTAGGAGCAGAGTGTACCTGCAGAGGAGATCCTTTCGCTAATCTCAGAGGTCCTGGCTCCAAGTTGATCAACTCGTCAAAGGGCAAAGTGGACTTGTCTAATTATGACGAGTCGGAGATTTATGTAGATCTTGAGAAGGAAGGATCCTACGAAGATCAAGATTACCAAGTGACCAACTACGAATCGTCTTCGAAACAACCAGTTAAGATCTATAATGAACTTTCGAAAGCTCTAGGAGCTACGAGCATTCAAGTTCAAGAAAAGCCATCGTCCACGTACTTACCAAGCGTTACTCCTTCCGTGGGAGTAGGAGGTCGCACTTCGGGCCTTTCAAGTCATGGATTAACTGCCAATTTCAGATCTGGAAAGAGTCTGAGCAACGTTGGATCTCCTATCAACTCGATTGGAGGTGGTAAAGGTTTAGCTTCCACTGTGGATCATTCTGTCATTGGTCCTATCGATGGTTCTGTCAATAGTCCTACCGACGATTCTATCGATGGTCCAATCGATCGTTCTGGAGAGTATGAGGATAGTGTATCGGAAGAAATCATCGATGGAGCTACCAATTGCGCCAGACCAGGTCTGTTCAGACACCCTAACTTCTGCAACAAGTTCTATGCCTGCCATTGGGACGAGTGGAAGAAGAAGTTCACGCTTCACACATTCAACTGCCCCGTCCATTTAACCTTTGACAATGGCGCGGGTGCTTGCAACTGGCCTAGTATGGGCCCCGCTTGTCAAGACAATAACTTGTTAGTTTAG